A genomic segment from Eisenibacter elegans DSM 3317 encodes:
- a CDS encoding lycopene cyclase family protein: MHYDLIIAGMGAAGLDLAYRLQQHPRLRQWRLLLLEKQPKNQNDRTWSFWTKQPTPYDDIVYHRWDKLWFHNERFSKMLDPKPYSYQTIRGIDFYRHTLNFLEQCPNVDIVYGQVTAIRSEGQTAVVNLQQEENHSTYTAPWAFSALYTPPKPNGKHHFFHQHFKGWVLETDKPVFDASKATFMDFRIPQHRQTRFVYLLPTSPTRCLVEFTIFSEPLLAKDEYDIHLKEYLQQYWPQLQYRIVEEEFGIIPMFDIPHPYQQSARVFNLGTAAGNNKPSTGYAFMNILKHNTQILKSLDKSGSPDFRHGGAWRFKLYDSILLNVMKHDRVPAPEIFGRMMERHPVTRVFRFLDEESHFGEELQIMASMPMLPFLRSVPKALRLHTIG; the protein is encoded by the coding sequence ATGCACTACGACTTGATTATCGCCGGAATGGGCGCTGCCGGGCTTGACTTGGCCTACCGCCTCCAACAACATCCCCGCCTACGACAGTGGCGGCTGCTGTTGCTCGAAAAGCAGCCCAAAAACCAAAATGACCGTACCTGGAGTTTTTGGACGAAGCAGCCTACTCCCTACGACGACATTGTATACCACCGCTGGGACAAGCTTTGGTTTCACAATGAGCGCTTCTCCAAAATGCTTGACCCCAAGCCTTATAGTTATCAGACTATCCGTGGCATTGATTTTTATCGACATACCCTCAATTTTTTGGAGCAATGCCCCAATGTCGATATAGTATATGGGCAAGTAACTGCAATCCGCTCCGAAGGCCAGACTGCTGTTGTCAACCTACAACAAGAGGAAAATCATTCTACTTACACTGCTCCTTGGGCCTTCAGCGCTCTTTATACCCCTCCCAAGCCTAATGGCAAGCATCATTTTTTTCACCAACATTTCAAAGGATGGGTGTTGGAAACGGACAAACCGGTGTTTGATGCTTCTAAGGCTACTTTTATGGACTTCCGCATTCCACAACATCGACAAACGCGCTTTGTGTATCTCCTGCCTACTTCCCCCACACGCTGCTTGGTGGAGTTTACCATTTTTTCGGAGCCCTTGTTGGCCAAAGATGAGTATGATATTCACCTCAAAGAATACCTACAGCAATATTGGCCGCAACTTCAGTACCGCATTGTAGAAGAAGAATTTGGGATTATCCCCATGTTCGATATTCCACACCCATACCAACAAAGTGCCCGTGTGTTTAATCTAGGTACTGCCGCCGGCAACAACAAGCCCAGCACGGGGTATGCATTTATGAATATCCTCAAACACAATACACAAATCCTCAAAAGCCTCGATAAGTCTGGCTCGCCCGATTTCAGACACGGCGGTGCTTGGCGCTTCAAACTATACGACTCTATCTTGCTGAATGTGATGAAACATGACCGTGTGCCTGCTCCCGAGATTTTTGGGCGGATGATGGAGCGCCACCCAGTTACGCGTGTATTTCGGTTTCTGGATGAAGAATCTCATTTTGGCGAAGAGCTACAAATTATGGCTTCTATGCCAATGCTGCCTTTCTTACGCTCTGTTCCTAAGGCGCTACGCCTACATACGATAGGCTGA
- the aceB gene encoding malate synthase A, which produces MSTTVIQGVILTGETKPAYQHILTPEALNFVANLQRRFNARRKELLKARIARQEAIAAGQLPDFLPETAQVRNDDWKAADVLADLQDRRTEITGPVDRKMIINALNSGAKVFMADFEDSNAPTRANCIEGQVNLYDAIRRQIDFTNEQGKTYKLNEKTAVLKVRPRGWHLEDKGLFIDGEPVSGSLMDFGLYFFHNAHQLLQNGTAPYFYLPKLESHLEARLWNDVFVFAQDTLQVPQGTIKATVLIETILAAFEMEEIIYELREHMAGLNAGRWDYIFSAIKKFITYPDRIFPDRAQVTMQVPFMRAYAKLLVKTCHKRNVHAIGGMAAFIPSRKDEEVNRQAFAKVKADKELEASTGFDGTWVAHPDLVPVAMEVFDRTFGQRPNQKDETFSADYQISATDLINFQIEGGKITEAGLRMNINVGILYIESWLNGIGAAALYNLMEDAATAEISRAQVWQWIHNKGVTLDDGREVNTALYKALLPEELEKIKAYVGEARYQNGQFELATRLFDELVMHDSFEDFLTLKAYEYLA; this is translated from the coding sequence ATGTCTACTACTGTTATACAAGGTGTGATTTTGACAGGCGAAACCAAGCCCGCCTACCAACATATACTAACTCCTGAGGCGCTCAACTTTGTAGCGAACTTACAACGTCGCTTCAACGCCCGACGCAAAGAATTACTAAAAGCACGCATTGCCCGTCAAGAAGCTATTGCTGCCGGCCAACTACCCGACTTTCTGCCCGAAACGGCACAGGTGCGCAACGACGACTGGAAAGCCGCCGATGTATTGGCTGACCTCCAAGACCGTCGTACTGAAATCACCGGCCCGGTAGACCGCAAGATGATTATTAATGCACTCAACTCTGGAGCTAAGGTATTTATGGCCGATTTTGAGGACTCTAACGCGCCTACTCGTGCCAATTGTATCGAAGGACAAGTCAACCTCTATGATGCCATTCGCCGTCAGATAGACTTTACCAACGAACAAGGTAAGACCTATAAGCTGAACGAAAAAACTGCCGTCTTGAAAGTACGCCCCCGTGGCTGGCATCTTGAGGACAAAGGCTTATTCATCGACGGCGAGCCAGTATCGGGTAGCTTGATGGACTTCGGCCTTTACTTCTTCCACAATGCACATCAACTGCTTCAAAACGGAACTGCGCCCTATTTCTACCTACCCAAACTAGAGAGCCATCTCGAAGCCCGCCTCTGGAACGATGTATTTGTATTTGCACAAGACACCCTCCAAGTACCACAGGGTACTATCAAAGCTACGGTATTGATAGAAACTATCTTGGCTGCTTTTGAGATGGAGGAGATTATCTATGAGTTGCGGGAGCATATGGCCGGACTCAATGCCGGACGCTGGGATTATATCTTCAGTGCCATCAAAAAATTCATTACCTACCCCGACCGTATTTTCCCTGACCGCGCACAAGTAACTATGCAAGTGCCCTTTATGCGGGCCTATGCCAAACTATTAGTGAAGACTTGCCACAAGCGCAATGTCCACGCCATAGGCGGGATGGCAGCCTTTATCCCGAGCCGCAAGGACGAGGAGGTCAACCGACAGGCTTTTGCCAAGGTAAAGGCCGATAAAGAACTGGAAGCCTCTACCGGATTTGACGGAACTTGGGTGGCACATCCCGACCTAGTACCGGTAGCGATGGAAGTGTTTGACCGCACTTTTGGGCAACGCCCCAACCAAAAAGACGAAACCTTCAGCGCCGATTACCAAATCAGCGCCACCGACTTGATCAACTTCCAGATAGAGGGAGGTAAGATTACCGAAGCCGGTCTCAGAATGAATATCAATGTAGGGATTCTTTATATCGAATCTTGGCTCAACGGCATAGGCGCTGCAGCGCTCTATAACCTGATGGAAGATGCGGCTACTGCCGAAATCTCCCGCGCTCAGGTATGGCAGTGGATACACAACAAAGGCGTAACGCTCGACGACGGGCGCGAAGTCAATACGGCGCTCTACAAAGCGCTGCTCCCCGAAGAGCTAGAAAAAATAAAGGCTTATGTGGGTGAAGCACGCTACCAAAACGGGCAGTTCGAGCTAGCCACCAGGCTATTTGATGAGCTGGTCATGCACGATAGCTTCGAGGATTTTCTCACGCTCAAAGCGTATGAGTATTTGGCCTAA
- the aceA gene encoding isocitrate lyase has product MTKIEKINQINKDWATNPRWKGITRPYTAEEVVRLQGSFRIEYTIARLGAERLWNLLQTRKYVAALGAMTGNQAVQQVQAGLESIYLSGWQVAADANLAGMMYPDQSLYPADSVPKVVERINNALLRADEIQSVAGDGDIYWLAPIMADAEAGFGGNLNAFELMKGMIRAGAAGVHFEDQLSSAKKCGHLGGKVLVPTQEAVNKLVAARLAADVMGVPTLLVARTDADAANLITSDIDPRDAKFIIGERTAEGFYYVRNGVEQAIDRGLSYAPYADLLWMETSKPDIGEAREFAQAIHEKYPEQMLAYNCSPSFNWASHMTEDKMERFREELGDLGYKFQFITLAGFHALNTSMFELASAYKARGMAGYSALQQREFALQSQGFKAVKHQAFVGTGYFDAVQNTVQQGEASTVAMKGSTEEEQF; this is encoded by the coding sequence ATGACAAAGATTGAAAAAATCAATCAAATAAACAAGGATTGGGCAACAAATCCTCGTTGGAAAGGAATTACCCGCCCCTACACTGCTGAAGAGGTGGTTCGTTTGCAAGGTTCTTTCCGTATTGAATATACCATTGCACGCCTAGGTGCTGAGCGTCTGTGGAACCTACTCCAGACACGTAAATATGTGGCTGCCCTAGGTGCCATGACCGGCAACCAAGCCGTACAACAAGTACAGGCCGGCCTAGAATCTATCTACCTCAGCGGCTGGCAGGTAGCTGCCGATGCCAACTTGGCTGGGATGATGTACCCCGACCAAAGCCTTTATCCTGCCGATTCTGTGCCCAAAGTAGTAGAGCGCATCAACAACGCCCTTTTGCGTGCGGATGAGATTCAGAGCGTAGCTGGCGATGGCGATATCTACTGGCTCGCCCCCATTATGGCCGATGCTGAGGCAGGCTTTGGTGGCAACCTCAATGCTTTTGAGTTGATGAAGGGAATGATTCGTGCTGGAGCTGCTGGAGTTCACTTTGAAGACCAACTCTCTTCAGCCAAAAAATGTGGCCACTTAGGCGGAAAAGTACTCGTGCCTACACAAGAGGCTGTAAATAAATTGGTTGCTGCACGTCTAGCTGCCGACGTAATGGGTGTGCCTACCCTTTTGGTGGCTCGTACAGATGCCGATGCGGCCAACCTCATCACAAGTGACATCGACCCACGCGACGCTAAGTTTATCATCGGGGAACGCACTGCTGAAGGCTTCTACTATGTGCGCAATGGCGTGGAGCAAGCCATCGACCGAGGCCTGTCATATGCACCTTATGCTGACTTGCTCTGGATGGAAACCTCTAAGCCTGATATCGGCGAGGCGCGTGAATTTGCCCAAGCCATCCACGAAAAATATCCTGAGCAAATGTTGGCCTACAACTGCTCGCCTTCGTTCAACTGGGCTTCACACATGACCGAAGACAAAATGGAGCGCTTCCGTGAAGAGCTAGGCGACCTAGGCTACAAGTTCCAATTCATTACCCTTGCCGGTTTCCACGCGCTCAACACCAGCATGTTTGAGTTGGCTAGCGCTTACAAGGCACGCGGTATGGCCGGATACTCTGCCCTACAACAACGTGAGTTTGCGTTACAAAGCCAAGGATTCAAGGCTGTAAAACACCAAGCGTTTGTAGGAACAGGCTACTTCGATGCCGTTCAAAACACTGTTCAGCAAGGCGAAGCTTCTACCGTAGCGATGAAAGGTTCTACGGAAGAGGAGCAATTCTAA